One stretch of Flavobacterium sp. 9 DNA includes these proteins:
- a CDS encoding helix-turn-helix domain-containing protein, which produces MSNQNVFTLINPQTGNLAFKLLPFGDNSHFDHLQRNNFFSLIWVTKGKGKVKADFAEHHFEENSLLAFSPYQPFMLCVNEPIEGIAIHFHPDFYCIHMHQKEVSCSGVLFNNVYQPPFVKITNEASGTFKMVLDQMKVEIQNSDLAQYESLVSYLKIFLITASRLKNQQLEEMKSVPNSKEPFILQNLKDAIEDNFKTKHSAGNYAEMLNISAKALAKISKNYFNKTLTDLIAERIIIEAKRELYMTNKTVKEIAYELGYDDEHYFSRFFKTNADVSPQLYRETVGFGKMEA; this is translated from the coding sequence ATGAGCAATCAGAATGTTTTTACGTTGATAAATCCGCAAACCGGAAATCTGGCTTTCAAACTGCTTCCGTTTGGTGATAACAGCCATTTTGATCATTTGCAACGCAATAATTTTTTCTCTTTAATTTGGGTTACCAAAGGAAAAGGAAAGGTAAAAGCCGATTTTGCAGAACATCATTTTGAAGAAAACTCACTCCTCGCCTTTTCACCTTATCAGCCTTTTATGCTTTGTGTAAACGAACCAATTGAAGGAATTGCAATTCACTTTCATCCGGATTTCTATTGCATCCATATGCATCAAAAAGAGGTTTCGTGCAGCGGCGTTTTATTTAATAATGTCTATCAACCGCCATTTGTTAAAATTACTAATGAAGCTTCTGGTACTTTTAAAATGGTTTTGGATCAGATGAAAGTAGAAATTCAAAATTCTGATTTGGCGCAATATGAATCGCTGGTTTCTTATTTAAAGATATTTTTAATCACAGCTTCGCGATTAAAAAATCAGCAATTGGAAGAAATGAAATCGGTTCCAAATAGTAAAGAACCTTTTATACTTCAAAACCTAAAAGACGCGATTGAAGACAATTTCAAAACCAAACATTCTGCTGGAAACTACGCAGAAATGCTGAATATTTCGGCGAAAGCCTTAGCCAAAATATCCAAGAATTATTTCAATAAAACTTTGACGGATTTAATTGCCGAAAGAATCATAATTGAAGCCAAAAGAGAACTATACATGACCAACAAAACGGTAAAAGAAATCGCTTATGAATTAGGTTATGATGACGAACATTACTTTAGCAGATTTTTTAAAACAAATGCTGATGTTTCGCCACAATTGTATCGCGAAACGGTAGGTTTTGGAAAAATGGAAGCTTAA
- a CDS encoding tRNA-(ms[2]io[6]A)-hydroxylase encodes MLGLKLATDPRWVNIVESNIEEILTDHAWCEQKAASNAISLVTYNSELEELVTEMLVIAREELEHLQMVHDIIKKRGLTLGRERKDHYVNELFKFMKKDGSRKDALCDRLLFSAMIEARSCERFKVLSENIKDEELAKFYRDLMISEAGHYTTFLGFARKYTDNIDIDKRWKEWIEYEGSIITNYGKSETVHG; translated from the coding sequence ATGTTAGGATTAAAATTAGCTACAGACCCGCGTTGGGTAAATATTGTGGAGTCGAATATCGAAGAGATTTTAACGGATCACGCTTGGTGTGAGCAAAAAGCAGCTTCAAATGCAATTAGCTTAGTTACTTACAATTCTGAATTAGAGGAATTAGTAACAGAAATGCTTGTGATTGCAAGAGAAGAATTAGAGCATTTGCAAATGGTACATGATATTATCAAAAAAAGAGGTTTGACATTGGGGCGCGAAAGAAAAGATCATTATGTAAATGAACTTTTTAAATTCATGAAGAAAGACGGAAGCCGTAAAGACGCACTTTGTGATCGTTTATTATTTTCGGCCATGATTGAAGCCAGAAGTTGTGAGCGTTTTAAAGTACTTTCAGAAAATATAAAAGACGAAGAATTGGCTAAATTCTATCGTGATTTAATGATTTCTGAAGCAGGACATTATACTACTTTTTTAGGATTTGCAAGAAAATATACTGACAATATAGATATTGATAAACGCTGGAAAGAATGGATTGAATATGAAGGTTCTATTATTACTAATTACGGAAAAAGCGAAACCGTACACGGATAA
- the rpmA gene encoding 50S ribosomal protein L27: MAHKKGVGSSKNGRESESKRLGVKIFGGQAAIAGNIIVRQRGSKHNPGENVYISKDHTLHARVAGVVKFQKKKDNKSYVSILPFEA; this comes from the coding sequence ATGGCTCACAAGAAAGGTGTCGGTAGTTCGAAGAATGGTAGAGAATCAGAATCAAAACGTTTAGGCGTTAAGATTTTTGGAGGTCAAGCTGCTATTGCTGGGAACATCATCGTTAGACAAAGAGGTTCAAAACATAATCCAGGTGAGAACGTTTACATCAGTAAAGATCACACACTACACGCAAGAGTAGCTGGAGTTGTTAAGTTCCAAAAGAAAAAAGATAACAAATCTTATGTATCTATCCTTCCATTCGAAGCATAA
- a CDS encoding pitrilysin family protein: MKNSIMMLSAALMLGGVAHAQKVAFEEYNLDNGMHVILHNDPSAPVVITSVMYHVGSKDERPDRTGFAHFFEHLLFEGTENIKRGEWMKIVTANGGVNNANTTDDRTYYYEVFPSNSLELGLWMESERLMHPVINKIGVETQNEVVKEEKRMRYDNQPYGNILPEVKKNMFKNHPYRWTTIGSMKDLDAATLEEFKAFNKKFYTPNNAVLVVAGDFDKTKTKEWIQKYFATIPRGEDVKKQTFVEEPINQTIKATYEDPNIQIPMIVASYRTPSMKTRDARVLDLISSYLSDGKSSKLYKKIVDDKKMALQIGAVGFSQEDYGMYILYGLPMAPNTTADILKEMDEEIVKIQTDLISEKDYQKLQNKFDNNFVNANASVEGIAENLASYYLLYGDVNLINTEIDLYHSITREEIREVAKKYLNPNQRLILDYIPSTKAQN, from the coding sequence ATGAAAAATTCAATAATGATGTTAAGTGCAGCACTTATGCTCGGCGGAGTAGCTCATGCTCAAAAGGTAGCTTTTGAAGAATACAATTTAGATAACGGTATGCATGTTATTTTGCATAACGATCCATCGGCTCCGGTTGTGATAACCTCAGTAATGTATCACGTAGGTTCAAAAGATGAGCGTCCTGATCGTACAGGTTTTGCACATTTCTTTGAGCATTTATTATTTGAAGGAACAGAAAATATAAAACGTGGCGAATGGATGAAAATCGTTACCGCCAATGGAGGTGTAAATAATGCCAACACAACAGACGACAGAACTTATTATTATGAAGTTTTTCCATCAAACAGTTTAGAGCTGGGTTTATGGATGGAATCTGAGCGATTAATGCATCCTGTAATTAATAAAATAGGTGTTGAAACTCAAAATGAAGTTGTCAAAGAAGAAAAAAGAATGCGTTATGACAATCAACCTTACGGGAATATCCTTCCTGAGGTGAAAAAAAACATGTTCAAAAATCACCCATATCGCTGGACAACTATCGGTTCTATGAAAGATTTGGACGCTGCAACTCTTGAAGAATTTAAAGCTTTCAATAAAAAGTTTTATACTCCAAATAACGCTGTTTTAGTTGTTGCCGGAGATTTCGATAAAACCAAAACTAAAGAATGGATTCAGAAGTATTTTGCAACAATCCCAAGAGGTGAAGATGTTAAGAAACAAACTTTTGTTGAAGAACCAATTAACCAAACTATAAAAGCGACTTACGAAGATCCAAATATTCAGATCCCAATGATTGTTGCTTCTTATAGAACTCCTTCAATGAAAACTAGAGACGCAAGAGTTCTTGATTTAATCTCTTCTTATTTAAGTGATGGAAAAAGTTCAAAATTGTACAAAAAAATAGTTGACGATAAAAAAATGGCGCTTCAAATTGGTGCTGTTGGATTTAGTCAGGAAGATTACGGAATGTACATTTTGTATGGTTTACCAATGGCTCCAAATACTACAGCCGACATTTTGAAAGAAATGGACGAGGAAATCGTAAAAATCCAAACTGATTTGATTTCTGAAAAAGACTATCAAAAATTACAAAACAAATTCGATAATAATTTTGTGAATGCAAATGCAAGCGTAGAAGGAATTGCAGAAAACCTGGCTTCTTATTATTTACTTTATGGAGATGTAAATCTTATTAATACTGAGATCGACCTTTACCACTCTATTACAAGAGAAGAAATTAGAGAAGTAGCCAAAAAGTATTTAAATCCTAACCAACGTTTAATTTTAGATTACATTCCTTCAACCAAAGCTCAAAACTAA
- a CDS encoding hydrolase/aminopeptidase, producing the protein MKKIILVTLFLTALACQKKDQTEKATTVTDEHSYSKPELAVVKHLDLDIKVDFDTQTISGKASWLIDNISKGNEIIFDENTLNITKVTLGDDEKETKFELGKDTEFHGKPLHITIEPNTTKVNIYYSTTKDAIALQWLTPAQTADKKKPFVFSQGESIWSRTWIPCQDSPGIRFTYNAKVTVPKDLLAVMSAVNPQKKNDTGVYTFKQDKAIPSYLMAIAVGDLEFQSIDNRTGVYAEPSMLKKSAWEFAELGKMVVAAEKLYGPYRWGRYDVLVLPPSFPYGGMENPNLTFLTPGVIAGDRSLTSLLAHELGHSWSGNLVINATWDDIWLNEGFTTYVEHRIGEEIFGKEEAEMQDVLTRKDLDDNIAEYGATNPDTRLKVSLTGRNPDDGISQIPYVKGYNFLKVIEQAVGREKFDPFIKNYFDAHAFQSITTEDFVKYINDNLIKGDKALADKIKLDDWIYKPGIPSNITSVHSDDFTAIDSIQKNWRKTGVKGLSQKIKSTTEKQHFIDYLPADITVEEMTAIDVEFNFTKNGNFVIKRQWFVQAIRHEYKTAYPAIEQFMIATSRTGSLMTLYKELVKTPEGKVWAKQIFDKAKSGYHATTIQAVGDLLK; encoded by the coding sequence ATGAAAAAAATAATCCTTGTAACTTTATTCTTGACAGCACTGGCATGTCAGAAGAAAGACCAGACAGAAAAAGCTACAACTGTCACAGACGAGCACTCTTATTCTAAACCGGAATTAGCCGTTGTTAAACATTTAGATCTTGACATTAAAGTTGATTTTGACACACAAACTATTTCTGGAAAAGCGTCTTGGCTAATTGACAACATTAGCAAAGGAAACGAAATTATCTTCGACGAAAACACCCTAAACATTACAAAAGTAACTTTAGGTGACGACGAAAAAGAAACTAAGTTTGAACTTGGAAAAGACACTGAGTTTCACGGAAAACCGCTTCACATTACTATTGAACCAAATACTACAAAAGTCAACATCTATTACAGCACAACGAAAGATGCCATTGCATTACAATGGTTAACACCTGCACAAACTGCTGACAAAAAGAAACCTTTTGTTTTCTCTCAAGGCGAAAGCATTTGGTCACGCACCTGGATTCCATGTCAGGATTCACCGGGAATTCGTTTTACATATAATGCAAAAGTTACAGTTCCTAAAGATTTATTGGCTGTAATGAGCGCTGTAAATCCGCAGAAAAAGAACGACACAGGAGTTTATACTTTCAAACAAGACAAAGCAATTCCGTCATATTTAATGGCAATTGCTGTTGGAGATCTTGAATTTCAATCTATTGATAACAGAACCGGAGTTTACGCAGAACCATCAATGCTAAAAAAATCAGCTTGGGAATTTGCTGAACTTGGAAAAATGGTTGTTGCTGCCGAAAAACTTTACGGCCCTTATCGTTGGGGACGTTATGATGTATTGGTTCTTCCTCCAAGTTTCCCTTATGGCGGAATGGAAAATCCAAATTTAACTTTCTTAACTCCTGGCGTAATTGCCGGCGATCGTTCTTTAACTAGTTTATTAGCGCATGAATTAGGTCATAGCTGGAGCGGAAACTTAGTTATCAACGCAACTTGGGACGATATTTGGCTAAATGAAGGTTTTACCACTTATGTAGAACACAGAATTGGCGAAGAAATTTTTGGTAAAGAAGAAGCTGAAATGCAAGACGTTCTTACTCGTAAAGATTTAGACGATAATATTGCTGAATATGGCGCAACAAATCCGGATACAAGATTAAAAGTTAGCCTTACGGGAAGAAATCCTGATGATGGAATAAGTCAAATTCCGTATGTAAAAGGATATAACTTCCTGAAAGTAATCGAACAAGCTGTTGGACGTGAAAAATTCGATCCGTTTATCAAAAACTATTTTGATGCACACGCTTTTCAATCTATCACAACAGAAGATTTCGTAAAATACATCAACGACAACCTTATTAAAGGAGACAAAGCTCTTGCTGATAAAATCAAACTTGACGATTGGATTTACAAACCAGGAATTCCATCTAATATAACTTCTGTTCATTCTGATGATTTTACTGCGATTGACAGCATTCAAAAAAACTGGAGAAAAACAGGCGTTAAAGGATTAAGTCAAAAAATAAAATCGACTACAGAAAAACAGCATTTTATAGATTATTTACCTGCTGATATCACTGTTGAAGAAATGACTGCAATTGATGTCGAATTTAATTTTACCAAAAACGGAAACTTTGTGATAAAACGTCAATGGTTTGTTCAAGCAATTCGTCATGAATACAAAACTGCTTATCCTGCAATTGAACAATTCATGATTGCAACGAGCAGAACCGGATCATTAATGACTCTTTATAAAGAACTTGTTAAAACTCCTGAAGGAAAAGTTTGGGCTAAACAAATTTTTGATAAAGCTAAATCTGGTTATCATGCAACAACAATTCAAGCTGTTGGAGATTTATTGAAATAG
- the rplU gene encoding 50S ribosomal protein L21: MYAIVEIAGQQFKVSKDLKVYVNRLANEEGSKISFDKVLLLDDNGNVTLGAPAIEGASVEAKVLQHLKGDKVIVFKKKRRKGYKKRNGHRQYLTQIVIEGITAAGGTKKAAAKKAVVAEEVATEEVEAPKAKKAAPKAKKEATKE; the protein is encoded by the coding sequence ATGTATGCAATCGTAGAGATAGCAGGGCAACAATTCAAAGTAAGCAAAGACTTAAAGGTTTATGTTAACCGTTTGGCTAATGAAGAAGGTTCAAAAATTTCTTTTGACAAAGTTCTTTTATTAGACGATAATGGAAATGTAACTTTAGGCGCCCCAGCTATAGAAGGTGCTTCAGTAGAAGCTAAAGTGTTACAACACTTAAAAGGAGATAAAGTTATCGTTTTCAAAAAGAAAAGAAGAAAAGGATACAAAAAGAGAAATGGTCACAGACAATATCTTACTCAAATTGTAATTGAAGGTATTACTGCAGCAGGAGGAACTAAAAAAGCAGCAGCTAAAAAAGCAGTTGTGGCAGAAGAAGTAGCTACTGAAGAAGTAGAAGCTCCTAAAGCTAAAAAAGCAGCTCCAAAAGCAAAAAAAGAAGCTACTAAAGAATAA
- a CDS encoding AsmA-like C-terminal region-containing protein, translating to MSANKTKSILLKTAKYLGITFVVIIGLLFLTPIVFADKIKEQIKKTANEKLSAELNYSDVSVSFFQHFPSLTLTLTDLHLNGSAPYKDEKFITAKEVSFGINVASLVFSKEVKIDQIYLSDSFINVKVNEKGEANYNIYKSSSKAETSKDSSETALKLEKIEILNSKIIYDDKSTKVHFDAFGFDYLGKGDLNQAVFDLYSKAKIEKLNIVYEGEPYLMNKKVDADLITKVNVNSLSFFFQQNNLKINQLLVDFKGKFNFLKDGYNMDFVIKSDNSDLHDVFTAFPPKYITWLSKTELKGNTNLLFTLKGDYIASQNIAPDLNLDVKIDSGFVNYNKSPFPVSNLNLEVKTKVPSLNPDLVIVDAKNLSLNINKDYLKSKFYVKGVNKPDINADFKAKIDLGKLMQALGIPNVVLKGNLAGDVKANGIFDPKNKILPVTNGVIDLENGYLKTPYYPNPITNITIKSKIENQKGTFSDLKVNLKPAQFTFEGKPVFVEADLSNFNDLTYDIKAKGELDVNKIYKVFSQKGLDLDGFVKADVVLKGKQSDAEKGNYRKLYNKGTLELRNIGIASEYLPKKFVIKEGIFKINQDKMSFNNFLAAYGQSDFKMNGYLQNVFNYITTNTGVLRGSFKVTSRYINVDEFMSSTPANTSVTETKTETQPQTQPVQKGVIIIPTNLNLNFTANAQKVNFDKLNLQNAVGNLSMNKGKLSMQNTGFNLIGCAVSMNANYQAVTPKKANFEYSIKASDFDIKRAYNEIEVFRKMASAAEKAQGIVSVDYQLKGRLNGNMDPVYPSLVGGGTLSIKDVKVRGLKMFNAVSKETNSESMKNPDLSKVDIKTTIKNNIMTVERFKFKFAGFRPRIEGTTSLDGKLNLKMRLGLPPLGIFGIPLTVTGTQDNPKIKLGRKSNDLEETKDTEE from the coding sequence ATGTCTGCAAACAAAACTAAGTCCATTTTATTAAAAACGGCTAAATATTTAGGAATCACATTTGTTGTTATTATAGGATTGTTATTCCTTACTCCTATTGTTTTTGCTGATAAAATTAAGGAACAAATTAAAAAAACAGCCAACGAAAAACTTAGTGCTGAATTAAATTATTCTGATGTTTCTGTTTCGTTTTTTCAGCATTTTCCTTCTCTGACTTTAACTTTAACGGACTTACATCTTAACGGATCTGCTCCATATAAAGACGAAAAATTTATCACGGCAAAAGAGGTTTCTTTTGGAATAAATGTAGCAAGTTTAGTTTTTAGCAAAGAGGTAAAAATTGATCAGATTTACTTATCTGATTCCTTCATTAACGTGAAAGTAAATGAAAAAGGAGAAGCAAACTACAACATTTACAAATCATCTTCTAAAGCCGAGACTTCTAAAGACAGTTCTGAAACAGCTTTAAAACTGGAGAAAATCGAGATCTTAAATAGTAAAATAATCTACGACGATAAATCGACTAAAGTTCATTTTGATGCTTTTGGATTTGATTATTTAGGAAAAGGAGATTTAAACCAAGCCGTTTTTGATTTGTACTCAAAAGCCAAAATCGAGAAATTAAATATCGTTTATGAAGGCGAACCCTATTTAATGAACAAAAAAGTTGACGCTGATTTGATTACCAAAGTAAACGTAAACTCTTTATCTTTCTTTTTCCAGCAGAATAACTTAAAAATCAACCAGCTTTTAGTCGATTTTAAAGGAAAATTCAACTTCTTGAAAGATGGTTACAACATGGATTTTGTCATTAAATCTGACAACAGTGATTTGCATGATGTTTTTACCGCTTTTCCTCCAAAATATATTACCTGGCTTTCTAAAACCGAATTAAAAGGAAATACTAATTTACTTTTTACTTTAAAAGGAGATTATATTGCCTCGCAAAATATAGCGCCGGATCTTAATCTGGATGTCAAAATAGATAGCGGATTTGTGAATTATAACAAAAGCCCTTTTCCGGTTTCAAATCTTAATTTAGAAGTTAAAACAAAAGTTCCGTCTTTGAATCCGGATCTTGTTATTGTTGATGCCAAAAATTTATCTTTAAATATTAACAAAGATTATTTAAAATCGAAATTCTACGTTAAAGGCGTAAATAAACCAGATATTAATGCCGATTTTAAAGCTAAAATTGATCTTGGAAAATTAATGCAGGCACTTGGAATTCCGAATGTTGTGCTAAAAGGAAATTTAGCCGGAGATGTAAAAGCAAATGGAATATTTGATCCAAAAAATAAAATTCTTCCAGTTACAAATGGAGTTATCGACTTGGAAAATGGTTATTTAAAAACTCCATATTATCCAAATCCAATCACAAATATTACAATAAAATCTAAGATTGAGAATCAAAAAGGAACTTTTAGTGATTTAAAAGTAAACCTAAAACCAGCTCAATTTACCTTTGAAGGAAAACCGGTTTTTGTAGAAGCTGATCTGAGCAACTTCAACGATTTAACATATGATATTAAAGCAAAAGGAGAATTGGATGTCAATAAAATCTATAAAGTTTTCTCTCAAAAAGGACTTGATCTTGATGGTTTTGTAAAAGCCGATGTAGTTTTGAAAGGTAAACAAAGCGATGCCGAAAAAGGAAATTACCGCAAACTTTACAACAAAGGAACTCTTGAACTTAGAAACATTGGCATAGCATCAGAGTATCTTCCGAAGAAATTCGTCATTAAAGAAGGTATATTTAAAATCAATCAGGATAAAATGTCATTCAACAATTTTTTGGCCGCATATGGTCAATCAGATTTCAAAATGAATGGTTATTTACAAAACGTTTTTAACTACATAACTACAAATACAGGAGTTTTAAGAGGCTCTTTTAAAGTTACTTCACGATATATTAATGTGGATGAATTTATGTCGAGTACCCCGGCAAATACTTCTGTTACAGAAACTAAAACAGAAACTCAACCTCAGACTCAACCTGTACAAAAAGGAGTTATTATTATCCCAACAAATTTGAATTTGAATTTTACAGCAAATGCTCAAAAAGTAAATTTTGACAAATTGAATCTTCAAAACGCAGTTGGAAACCTGAGCATGAACAAAGGAAAACTGAGCATGCAAAATACAGGCTTCAATTTAATTGGTTGTGCTGTTTCTATGAATGCAAATTATCAGGCTGTAACACCTAAAAAAGCAAATTTCGAGTATAGCATTAAAGCTTCTGATTTTGACATTAAAAGAGCTTATAATGAGATTGAAGTTTTTAGAAAAATGGCAAGCGCTGCCGAAAAAGCGCAAGGAATTGTTTCTGTAGATTATCAATTAAAAGGTCGTTTAAACGGAAACATGGATCCGGTTTATCCATCACTTGTTGGCGGAGGAACACTTTCTATAAAAGATGTAAAAGTAAGAGGATTAAAAATGTTTAATGCCGTAAGCAAAGAAACAAACTCTGAGTCAATGAAAAATCCGGATCTTTCGAAAGTTGATATTAAAACAACAATCAAGAATAATATAATGACCGTAGAACGTTTTAAATTTAAGTTTGCCGGCTTTAGACCAAGAATTGAAGGCACAACAAGTTTAGACGGAAAACTGAACTTAAAAATGCGCTTAGGCTTACCTCCTCTTGGAATATTCGGAATCCCATTAACAGTAACCGGAACGCAAGACAATCCAAAGATAAAATTAGGCAGAAAATCTAATGATTTAGAAGAAACAAAAGATACTGAGGAATAA
- a CDS encoding carboxymuconolactone decarboxylase family protein: MTRLTALNPEEVTGKTKDLFNAVQAKLGVVPNMMRTMGNSPAVLEGYLNLSGALSHGKLSAKTGELLALTVSETNSCDYCVAAHTFIGEKLLKTDPQVLQDARTGNSGDAKTEAILQFAKTLVSKNGLVSNEDVQAIKNAGASEAEIAETVAHVALNVLTNYFNNTANTEIDFPAVPSLELQK, encoded by the coding sequence ATGACACGATTAACAGCTTTAAACCCAGAAGAAGTAACAGGAAAAACTAAAGATTTATTCAACGCTGTACAAGCTAAATTAGGCGTTGTTCCAAACATGATGAGAACAATGGGAAATTCTCCTGCAGTATTAGAAGGATATTTGAATTTAAGCGGCGCTTTGAGCCACGGAAAATTAAGCGCAAAAACTGGCGAATTATTAGCCTTAACGGTTTCAGAAACTAATTCATGTGATTATTGTGTAGCTGCTCACACTTTTATTGGAGAGAAATTATTAAAAACAGACCCACAAGTTTTGCAAGACGCAAGAACAGGAAATTCTGGCGATGCAAAAACGGAAGCTATTCTTCAATTTGCAAAAACATTAGTTAGCAAAAATGGTTTGGTGAGCAATGAAGATGTTCAGGCAATTAAAAATGCAGGAGCTTCAGAAGCTGAAATTGCAGAAACTGTAGCACATGTAGCGCTAAATGTTTTGACTAACTATTTTAATAATACTGCTAACACAGAAATTGATTTTCCTGCAGTTCCAAGTTTAGAACTTCAAAAATAA
- a CDS encoding glycosyltransferase, translating to MGFVWPEPNSSAAGGRMMQLISIFKQNKFEITFASPALDSDFMADLTEFGIEKKSIELNNSSFDDFILELNPDVVLFDRFMIEEQFGWRVAEKCPKAIRILDTEDLHSLRTARQKAFKENRAFEYTNLLSEEVAKREIASILRCDLSFIISEFEMKILKEVFKIDSDLLYYLPFLVYEMSDLDLLKLPLFEERKNFVFIGNFLHEPNWNTVQYLKETIWPIIKKQFPEAVLEVYGAYPSQKVLQLHQPKNGFFIMGRAKDANEVVKNARVVLAPIRFGAGLKGKLLEAMQCGTPSMTTTIGSEAMHADLPWNGFITDDVEAFAKKAVDLYHDENLWKQSQKNGVAIVNECYQLSKYSTALVAKINSLLNDSESHRLQNFMGSLLQHHTLKSTKYMSKWIEAKNKN from the coding sequence ATTGGTTTTGTCTGGCCCGAACCAAATTCGTCTGCGGCCGGTGGAAGAATGATGCAATTAATTTCCATTTTCAAACAAAACAAATTCGAAATTACGTTTGCAAGTCCAGCTTTGGATAGTGATTTTATGGCTGATTTGACTGAATTTGGAATAGAGAAAAAATCAATTGAATTGAATAATTCCAGTTTTGATGATTTCATTTTAGAACTAAATCCTGATGTTGTTTTGTTTGATCGTTTCATGATCGAAGAGCAATTTGGTTGGCGTGTTGCTGAAAAATGTCCAAAAGCAATTCGAATATTAGATACTGAAGATTTACATTCTTTAAGAACAGCAAGACAAAAAGCGTTTAAAGAAAACAGAGCTTTCGAATATACTAATTTGTTGTCTGAAGAAGTTGCAAAACGCGAGATTGCCAGTATTTTAAGATGTGATTTATCTTTTATTATTTCAGAATTTGAAATGAAAATCTTAAAAGAGGTGTTTAAAATAGATTCAGATTTGCTGTATTATCTACCGTTTTTGGTTTATGAAATGTCTGATTTAGATCTGTTGAAATTGCCTTTGTTTGAAGAGCGAAAGAATTTTGTTTTCATCGGAAATTTTCTTCATGAACCCAATTGGAATACGGTTCAATATCTAAAAGAAACGATTTGGCCAATAATTAAAAAACAATTTCCAGAAGCAGTTTTGGAAGTTTATGGCGCTTATCCTTCGCAAAAAGTCTTGCAATTGCATCAGCCTAAAAATGGTTTTTTTATTATGGGAAGAGCTAAAGATGCAAATGAAGTCGTTAAAAATGCCAGAGTTGTTTTAGCGCCTATACGTTTTGGTGCCGGTTTAAAAGGTAAATTATTAGAAGCGATGCAATGCGGAACGCCAAGTATGACAACGACAATTGGTTCTGAAGCGATGCACGCAGATTTACCATGGAATGGTTTTATTACCGATGATGTTGAGGCGTTTGCAAAAAAAGCAGTTGACTTATATCACGACGAAAATTTGTGGAAACAATCGCAAAAAAATGGTGTTGCAATCGTAAACGAATGTTATCAGTTAAGTAAATATTCTACAGCTTTGGTTGCAAAGATTAATTCATTGTTGAATGATTCCGAAAGTCATCGTTTGCAGAATTTTATGGGAAGTTTGCTTCAGCATCATACTTTAAAAAGCACCAAATACATGTCAAAATGGATCGAAGCTAAAAATAAAAATTAA